A region from the Azotosporobacter soli genome encodes:
- a CDS encoding ABC transporter ATP-binding protein, whose translation MLFYWNLFIRPYCSLIMTALAGFVIASLAGLSAPLVIRRLIDDALMKNSLSLLHGIIGVIVGLYVIRGLFSFLHGYLIAKAGNQMVTTQRLELFKKLQAKDYAFFVNVPAGEIISLFTNDLLLVQQAVMLALPDLLVESLNLLLILGIMIYFDWQLALVTFAVLPFIVLAIKGFNKRIATLGTMVEDALSRLTGSLHEALSTIPVIQSYVRQEYECEKFNRDVQKAQGDLMRVQRLNALLLSLVEFLAAIGLTVIIWYGGYQVISGHLSMGGMFAFLIYIINIPVPLKKISMAMSRLKLGEVAWQRLERLGEGNENGVSDGPQELLNVTPQSVSFESVSFAYQPEVPTLSNISLLAKPGEMIAIVGPSGAGKSSFANLLLRFYDPVHGAILYNGVDIRQFRVANWRRQIGFIQQEPILFNTTILDNIRYGSPQATEEEVRAAARMANADEFIARLPGEYQYVVGDLGGNLSGGQRQRIAIARAVLLNPAILVLDEPTAALDPQAEKQVLETLRQVSGARITFMITHRLNTLQASDRVLYMEHGRILEQGTHAELMLHSVQYAKAVHEGAPG comes from the coding sequence ATGTTATTCTATTGGAATCTTTTCATACGTCCTTACTGCTCGCTAATCATGACCGCATTGGCTGGTTTTGTAATAGCGAGTTTAGCTGGTTTATCGGCGCCGCTGGTTATTCGACGCTTGATTGACGACGCCTTAATGAAGAACAGTTTATCTTTATTGCATGGCATCATAGGGGTTATTGTCGGTCTCTATGTAATTAGGGGCTTGTTTTCTTTTCTTCACGGCTATCTGATTGCTAAAGCAGGCAACCAGATGGTGACAACGCAGCGACTGGAATTATTCAAAAAATTGCAGGCCAAAGATTATGCTTTTTTTGTCAATGTACCGGCAGGTGAAATTATATCCTTATTCACAAATGACTTGTTGTTGGTTCAGCAGGCAGTGATGCTTGCGTTGCCGGATTTACTGGTGGAAAGTCTTAACTTGCTGCTCATATTGGGCATCATGATTTATTTCGACTGGCAATTGGCGTTGGTCACATTTGCGGTTCTGCCGTTCATTGTCTTAGCAATCAAGGGATTCAATAAACGGATCGCGACGCTCGGAACGATGGTCGAAGATGCTCTTAGCCGTCTTACGGGCAGTCTGCACGAAGCCTTGTCGACAATACCGGTGATTCAAAGTTATGTCCGGCAGGAGTATGAGTGTGAAAAATTCAATCGTGATGTACAAAAAGCGCAGGGCGATCTGATGCGCGTACAGCGGTTGAATGCATTGTTGCTCTCGCTGGTTGAATTCTTAGCGGCCATCGGCTTAACGGTAATCATCTGGTATGGCGGCTATCAGGTTATCAGTGGCCATTTGAGCATGGGAGGCATGTTTGCCTTTTTGATCTATATTATCAATATTCCGGTACCGTTGAAAAAAATCAGCATGGCGATGTCGCGCCTCAAGCTGGGTGAAGTGGCATGGCAACGCTTGGAACGACTCGGGGAAGGGAATGAAAACGGTGTTAGCGATGGTCCGCAGGAGCTCTTGAATGTCACGCCGCAGTCGGTTTCATTCGAAAGCGTTTCGTTTGCTTACCAGCCGGAAGTGCCGACTCTGAGCAACATCAGTCTATTGGCCAAACCGGGTGAAATGATTGCGATTGTCGGGCCGAGCGGCGCGGGTAAATCTTCTTTTGCCAACCTGTTGCTGCGTTTTTACGATCCGGTGCACGGCGCGATTTTATATAATGGCGTCGATATTCGACAGTTCAGAGTCGCAAATTGGCGGCGGCAGATCGGATTTATCCAGCAGGAACCGATTTTGTTCAATACGACGATCCTGGATAATATCCGCTACGGATCCCCGCAGGCTACAGAAGAGGAAGTGCGGGCGGCAGCCCGCATGGCGAATGCAGATGAATTTATTGCCAGACTGCCAGGGGAGTATCAGTATGTGGTCGGCGATTTGGGCGGCAATCTTTCGGGCGGACAGCGCCAACGCATTGCGATTGCCCGCGCAGTCTTATTGAATCCTGCGATCTTGGTGCTCGATGAACCGACAGCGGCGCTTGACCCGCAGGCGGAAAAACAGGTGCTTGAGACATTGCGCCAGGTCAGTGGGGCGCGCATTACCTTTATGATTACGCATCGCTTGAATACGTTGCAGGCTAGTGACCGGGTGCTGTACATGGAACATGGACGTATTCTCGAACAGGGTACGCATGCAGAACTGATGCTGCATAGCGTGCAATATGCGAAAGCCGTTCACGAAGGTGCGCCCGGATAA
- a CDS encoding C40 family peptidase, which produces MFSVCGAESYRQGDQGQDVAAIQNQLGALGYDAGAADGDFGSSTANAVRAFQRDKGLEVDGILGEQTYRMLMGRDIPASRSDGSTSAVRRIVQTAMRYQGVPYAFGGTGPGGFDCSGYVRYVYAQAGVYLPRAADEQFEVGQSVSYSRLQPGDLVFFQTYAPGASHVGIYVGSGQFIHASTSNGVMVSSLDSGYWGPRYIGARKVL; this is translated from the coding sequence ATGTTTAGTGTTTGCGGCGCAGAATCTTATCGGCAAGGAGACCAAGGTCAAGACGTGGCAGCGATTCAGAATCAGTTGGGGGCGCTTGGCTATGATGCCGGAGCTGCAGATGGTGATTTCGGCAGTTCGACAGCGAATGCGGTAAGAGCGTTCCAACGCGACAAAGGATTGGAAGTCGACGGCATTTTAGGGGAACAAACCTATCGGATGCTGATGGGGCGGGATATTCCTGCCAGTCGTAGCGACGGATCCACATCTGCGGTCAGAAGAATCGTGCAAACTGCCATGCGCTATCAAGGTGTGCCTTATGCATTTGGTGGAACCGGCCCTGGTGGATTTGATTGTTCCGGCTATGTTCGTTATGTTTATGCTCAGGCTGGCGTTTATCTGCCGCGGGCAGCCGACGAACAGTTTGAAGTGGGGCAGTCAGTTTCGTACAGCCGTCTGCAACCTGGCGACTTGGTGTTTTTCCAGACGTATGCGCCAGGTGCATCGCATGTCGGCATTTATGTAGGAAGCGGACAATTTATTCATGCCAGTACTAGCAACGGAGTTATGGTATCCAGTTTGGATAGCGGTTACTGGGGGCCACGTTACATTGGTGCTCGTAAGGTGTTGTAG
- a CDS encoding glycosyltransferase family 2 protein, with amino-acid sequence MKRLSIVVPVFNEEENIEFFYQEVCKHMTPLSYVFEVIFVDDGSTDATPAILARLAEEDCRVRAIIMARNYGHQLALTCGLDHADGDAVVTMDGDMQHPPELIPRLLEHWENGYEIVQTIRAKTEGVSWFKTKTSELFYKLINSLSKVHIREGGSDFRLLDRKAVMSFRLFREKARFIRGLIGAIGYRQTTVEFVAPRRHAGTSKFSLKKMINFALDGITGYSTLPLRFAFYVGLVFAAISFIVTMHVIYIKLFTQEAVPGWATTTASIALLGGLQLLGLGIIGEYVGRIFEEVKQRPLYLVRADLQTKDNKLITKNDHWAGK; translated from the coding sequence ATGAAACGGTTGTCTATCGTTGTGCCGGTGTTCAATGAAGAAGAGAACATCGAATTTTTTTATCAAGAAGTGTGTAAACATATGACTCCATTGTCGTATGTGTTTGAAGTTATTTTTGTTGACGATGGGTCGACGGATGCGACGCCGGCTATACTCGCACGTTTGGCAGAAGAAGACTGTCGCGTACGCGCCATTATTATGGCGCGTAATTATGGACATCAGTTGGCGCTGACTTGCGGACTCGACCACGCGGACGGCGATGCGGTCGTCACAATGGACGGGGACATGCAGCATCCGCCGGAGCTAATACCTCGGCTGCTCGAACATTGGGAAAACGGTTATGAAATCGTCCAAACGATCAGGGCAAAAACGGAAGGTGTTTCTTGGTTTAAGACGAAAACATCGGAATTGTTTTACAAACTGATCAATTCGTTGTCTAAGGTTCACATCCGTGAAGGCGGTTCTGACTTTCGTCTGCTTGATCGCAAGGCTGTAATGAGCTTTCGCTTGTTTCGTGAAAAGGCACGCTTTATTCGCGGCCTGATTGGCGCTATCGGATATCGTCAAACGACTGTCGAATTTGTCGCGCCGCGCCGCCATGCAGGAACCTCCAAATTTTCGCTGAAGAAAATGATTAATTTTGCACTGGACGGCATTACCGGTTATTCTACGCTGCCGTTGCGCTTTGCTTTTTATGTCGGATTGGTCTTCGCCGCGATCAGTTTTATCGTGACGATGCATGTTATCTATATAAAGCTGTTCACGCAAGAAGCCGTGCCAGGCTGGGCTACGACAACGGCCAGCATTGCGCTGCTTGGCGGTTTGCAGCTTTTAGGTCTTGGCATCATCGGCGAGTATGTTGGTCGTATCTTTGAAGAGGTAAAGCAGCGACCACTTTATCTTGTTCGAGCGGATTTACAAACAAAAGATAACAAATTGATAACAAAAAACGACCATTGGGCAGGAAAATAG
- the aroH gene encoding chorismate mutase has protein sequence MMIRGVRGATTVENNCAEEIISRVEELLTALIKANAIETEDIGALIFSSTPDLNAAFPAVAARRLGWNEVPLFGTQEIEQPDGVKQCVRVLALLNTERSQKEIKHIYLHGATVLRQDVKQ, from the coding sequence ATGATGATACGGGGAGTCAGAGGAGCGACGACGGTAGAGAATAATTGCGCCGAAGAGATTATTTCTCGTGTGGAAGAATTGCTAACGGCTCTCATAAAAGCCAATGCAATAGAGACGGAGGACATTGGCGCACTTATTTTCAGCTCGACGCCGGATCTGAATGCGGCATTTCCTGCGGTAGCAGCGCGTCGACTCGGCTGGAATGAGGTGCCGCTTTTTGGAACGCAGGAAATTGAACAGCCGGATGGCGTTAAACAGTGCGTTAGGGTGTTGGCGTTGCTGAATACGGAGCGCAGTCAAAAGGAAATCAAGCATATTTATTTACACGGAGCAACGGTGTTGCGCCAGGATGTAAAACAATAA
- a CDS encoding HD-GYP domain-containing protein encodes MMQQEALPVKGIFGAAWVKFKKEMAMLENENKSIFLRARYNGQVDLPELRKAAQHIYEQILPIPGLVGWLHEPGRSQYYLYRHGIDVAVLAGLAGMWLEYETDAIQELVFAGLIHDIGKARVPFSIISKPSRLNGAEQTDAHDHVSRSWEMLRETGAVNERVLEAVSQHHERLDGSGYPLGNKGDTVSLWARIIGIADVYDALVSNRYYRRGISPFEAFQLMKEEMETTLDEALMDLMFKRLAEGLVGQQVKLHDGKKGIIRLYEYGKENQPILEMEDGDLLQLGLKAQFSVAELVY; translated from the coding sequence ATGATGCAGCAGGAAGCGTTACCGGTCAAAGGGATTTTTGGTGCGGCGTGGGTCAAGTTTAAAAAAGAAATGGCCATGTTGGAAAATGAAAATAAGAGTATTTTTTTGCGTGCCCGTTATAATGGACAGGTTGACTTGCCGGAACTTAGGAAGGCGGCGCAGCATATTTATGAACAGATCCTGCCGATACCGGGTCTGGTCGGCTGGTTGCATGAACCGGGACGTTCGCAATACTATTTATATCGACATGGGATTGATGTGGCTGTGCTTGCCGGATTGGCAGGGATGTGGCTGGAATATGAAACGGACGCGATCCAGGAACTGGTGTTTGCTGGTTTGATCCACGATATCGGAAAGGCGCGCGTGCCGTTTTCGATTATCAGCAAACCATCGCGTCTGAACGGAGCGGAACAAACGGATGCTCATGATCATGTCAGTCGAAGTTGGGAGATGCTGAGGGAAACTGGAGCAGTTAATGAACGCGTGCTCGAAGCGGTCAGCCAGCATCATGAACGTTTGGACGGCAGCGGATATCCGTTGGGGAATAAAGGCGATACCGTTTCGCTCTGGGCGAGGATCATAGGGATTGCCGACGTATATGACGCACTGGTAAGCAATCGATACTACCGTAGGGGAATATCGCCGTTTGAAGCATTCCAGCTGATGAAAGAAGAAATGGAGACCACGCTTGATGAGGCGTTGATGGATTTGATGTTTAAGCGCTTGGCGGAAGGTTTGGTCGGCCAGCAGGTCAAGCTGCATGATGGAAAAAAAGGCATCATCCGCTTATATGAATATGGCAAAGAGAACCAACCCATATTAGAAATGGAAGACGGAGATCTATTGCAACTTGGTTTGAAGGCGCAATTTTCCGTTGCAGAATTAGTTTATTGA
- a CDS encoding HyaD/HybD family hydrogenase maturation endopeptidase yields the protein MRKNLSIIGIWGNDMTENMVLGVGNILLSDEGFGVRVVEELQRSGKVAAHIQVVDGGTLGFGLLQYLDGVKRLLLIDAIEGDREPGTLYELRGAKIQEYFQTKLSVHQLGMQEVLAALGLLGRPIEDVIVLGVQPQSLEVGLELSPLVQSMLEPVLNRVLALLGEW from the coding sequence ATGAGGAAGAACCTGTCGATCATCGGGATTTGGGGGAATGATATGACCGAAAACATGGTTTTGGGCGTCGGCAATATTTTGCTGTCCGATGAAGGCTTTGGCGTTAGGGTCGTAGAAGAACTGCAAAGGAGTGGTAAGGTTGCGGCGCATATCCAAGTGGTCGACGGCGGTACGCTCGGGTTTGGGTTGCTGCAGTATCTTGACGGCGTGAAACGTTTGCTGCTTATTGACGCAATTGAAGGTGACCGTGAGCCCGGAACGCTTTATGAATTGCGCGGCGCTAAAATACAGGAATATTTTCAAACGAAATTATCGGTTCACCAGCTAGGGATGCAAGAAGTTTTGGCGGCGCTGGGTTTGTTGGGGCGGCCGATCGAAGATGTCATCGTGCTTGGCGTGCAGCCGCAATCGCTGGAAGTTGGCCTAGAACTCAGTCCTCTTGTACAAAGTATGCTTGAACCGGTGCTGAATCGTGTTCTGGCGCTTTTAGGCGAGTGGTGA
- the cybH gene encoding Ni/Fe-hydrogenase, b-type cytochrome subunit: protein MKTKPIMHGYYVFSPATRLFHWNLVICIFLLFFTGLYIGNPFFIGSSGVEPTYAVNNLLSMENIRYVHFLAGYILMASLILRLYGFITHKGDRLFPKFWTRGYWDGLIDTQLHYMFLRTKHKPYLRNSLARTGYASVYGMILLEGVTGFAMYAMIRPNGAGAQMINPVNHWLVDEYMVHVIHHYVAWMIMLFVIVHVYMVFRADVMEKGGETSGMISGRKFYEEEPVDHRDLGE, encoded by the coding sequence ATGAAAACAAAACCGATTATGCACGGTTACTATGTTTTTAGTCCGGCGACCCGTTTATTTCATTGGAATTTGGTGATTTGCATCTTCTTGTTGTTTTTTACCGGACTGTACATTGGCAACCCCTTTTTTATTGGTTCGTCAGGTGTTGAACCAACGTATGCGGTCAATAATTTGTTGTCGATGGAAAATATCCGTTATGTTCATTTTCTTGCCGGGTATATTTTGATGGCGTCCTTGATTTTGCGTTTGTACGGTTTTATCACGCATAAAGGTGACCGATTATTCCCTAAGTTTTGGACGAGAGGCTATTGGGATGGCTTGATTGATACCCAGTTGCACTATATGTTTTTGCGAACGAAACATAAACCTTATTTGCGCAATTCACTGGCTCGAACGGGGTATGCTTCGGTCTATGGCATGATTTTGCTTGAAGGCGTTACCGGATTTGCTATGTATGCGATGATCCGCCCGAATGGGGCAGGAGCGCAAATGATTAATCCCGTCAATCATTGGCTGGTGGACGAATATATGGTGCATGTAATTCATCATTATGTTGCGTGGATGATCATGCTGTTTGTGATTGTACATGTGTATATGGTCTTTCGGGCTGATGTTATGGAAAAAGGCGGCGAAACATCAGGCATGATATCCGGCAGGAAGTTTTATGAGGAAGAACCTGTCGATCATCGGGATTTGGGGGAATGA
- a CDS encoding nickel-dependent hydrogenase large subunit: MKRIVVDPVNRIEGHLRVEVVVDEATGKVTEALSSGTAWRGIELIVKDRDPRDAWLYTQRICGVCTTVHALGCLRAVEDALGIEIPKNANYIRNIMAATQCLQDHIIHFYHLHALDWVSPLAALKADPAATAALQNTVLETYHLDLKGPRSYDLDAYPKEFPKGSAVYFKAIQDKVRQIVDSGQLGIFAAQWWDHPDYDILPPEVHLMAVAHYLNMLDKQRELVTSHVVFGGKNPHPHYVVGGMPCSISMQDMNAPINSARLAVVENSLGVGVAAAELFYVPDVLAIGAIYAQKGLLDGGGLAGKRVLGFGDYPEDRYTGTTNGDFHKNLLLRSNGVVEGFAGGVDKAVYHELSPEDLSDQEVLTEGVEHSWYSYANAQKEKHPWQGETTPQYTAPKEGDRTHWQQLNEDGKYSWIKTPKWRGQTAEVGPLARYIIVYTKVKKGVIEPTWVEKMMVEQIEAVSKHFKLAAQVWMVSTLGRTVIRALEGQLMAHISQYYFDKLVKNIDAGDTAVANMEKWEPATWPAKARGVGLHEAPRGALSHWVVIRNGKVDNYQAIVPSTWNACPRDGQAGRGAYEQTMLETKVKIAEKPLEILKAIHSFDPCLACATHLYDVTGKPITVVHTDPYLRN; the protein is encoded by the coding sequence ATGAAACGTATTGTCGTAGACCCCGTCAATCGAATAGAAGGTCATTTGCGAGTTGAAGTTGTGGTGGATGAAGCCACTGGCAAGGTTACGGAAGCTCTATCGAGCGGCACTGCCTGGCGCGGCATCGAATTGATTGTCAAGGATCGCGATCCTCGTGATGCATGGCTTTATACGCAGCGTATTTGCGGCGTTTGTACGACGGTTCATGCTCTCGGTTGCTTGCGGGCTGTTGAAGATGCACTGGGCATCGAGATACCTAAAAACGCCAACTATATACGCAATATCATGGCCGCGACGCAATGCCTGCAGGATCACATTATTCATTTTTATCATTTGCACGCATTGGACTGGGTGAGTCCGCTGGCGGCTCTTAAAGCAGATCCTGCGGCGACGGCTGCGTTGCAAAATACAGTGCTGGAGACGTATCATCTCGATTTGAAGGGCCCGCGCAGTTATGATTTGGACGCGTATCCGAAGGAGTTTCCGAAAGGCTCTGCTGTATATTTCAAAGCGATCCAAGATAAGGTTCGGCAAATTGTAGACAGTGGTCAATTAGGCATTTTTGCGGCGCAGTGGTGGGATCATCCTGATTATGATATTTTGCCGCCGGAGGTTCATTTAATGGCGGTTGCGCACTATTTAAATATGCTGGACAAACAGCGCGAGCTTGTCACGTCGCACGTTGTGTTTGGCGGAAAGAATCCGCATCCGCATTATGTGGTTGGCGGCATGCCCTGTTCGATTTCAATGCAGGACATGAACGCGCCGATTAACAGCGCGCGTTTGGCAGTTGTTGAAAACTCTCTCGGTGTCGGAGTGGCGGCGGCCGAATTGTTTTATGTTCCAGACGTCTTGGCCATTGGCGCCATTTATGCACAAAAAGGGTTGCTTGACGGCGGCGGTTTGGCTGGAAAACGCGTATTGGGCTTTGGTGATTATCCGGAAGATCGTTATACAGGAACGACAAACGGAGATTTTCATAAAAACTTGCTGCTGCGCAGCAACGGCGTGGTGGAAGGCTTTGCCGGCGGGGTTGACAAAGCGGTCTACCATGAGCTAAGCCCAGAGGATTTGTCTGATCAAGAGGTGTTGACGGAAGGCGTTGAACACTCTTGGTATTCGTATGCGAATGCGCAAAAGGAAAAGCATCCCTGGCAGGGGGAAACGACACCGCAGTATACGGCACCGAAAGAGGGCGACCGAACGCACTGGCAGCAGCTAAACGAGGACGGAAAATATTCTTGGATTAAAACGCCGAAGTGGCGGGGGCAGACTGCGGAAGTCGGTCCGTTGGCCAGGTATATTATCGTCTATACGAAAGTTAAAAAAGGCGTAATCGAACCAACGTGGGTCGAAAAAATGATGGTTGAACAAATTGAGGCGGTTTCAAAACATTTTAAACTTGCAGCGCAGGTTTGGATGGTATCGACGCTAGGTAGAACGGTGATTAGAGCATTGGAAGGGCAGCTAATGGCTCATATTAGTCAATACTATTTTGATAAGTTGGTAAAAAACATTGATGCGGGCGATACTGCAGTCGCCAATATGGAAAAATGGGAACCGGCAACTTGGCCAGCCAAGGCTCGCGGCGTAGGCTTGCATGAAGCGCCGCGTGGCGCGCTCAGCCATTGGGTAGTGATCCGAAACGGAAAAGTGGACAATTATCAAGCGATTGTTCCGTCAACATGGAATGCGTGTCCGAGAGATGGACAAGCTGGACGCGGAGCATATGAACAGACAATGTTAGAAACAAAGGTTAAAATTGCCGAGAAACCGTTGGAAATTCTCAAAGCAATTCATTCCTTCGATCCTTGCCTGGCTTGCGCCACGCATCTTTATGATGTAACCGGCAAACCGATAACGGTGGTGCATACAGACCCCTACCTGCGAAATTAG
- a CDS encoding hydrogenase small subunit, whose translation MDQLGTTLRELFEKRNLSRRTFLKTCATLTAILGLAPEMLQDVVAAAERKLLVPVIWLHGHECTGCDETLLRSQTPLASDVLLNMISLEYMDVLAAAAGEPLEEHLQQVMQAYKGRYILAVEGAVPLEADGIYCMVGGKPFVENLRQAAAGAAVILEVGSCAAWGGIQAAKPNPTKSVSVSDVIHGKTIVKIPGCPPIPEVLTGVIMHYTLFGKLPPLDSVGRPKQFYGNRIHDTCYRRPFFDSGMFVEKFDDAGSKAGWCLYKMGCRAPEAYNSCGNMRWWNGLSYPVQSGAPCVACGANNFWDQDPFYERLPGIPVPQTVANADKVGLITAGVLTLGVAAHGAASLIQSKKHAAEEEEKAKEDEK comes from the coding sequence GTGGATCAACTGGGAACTACCTTGCGGGAACTTTTTGAAAAACGCAACCTGAGTCGACGAACTTTTTTGAAAACCTGTGCTACGTTGACGGCAATTTTAGGATTAGCTCCGGAAATGTTGCAAGATGTTGTGGCGGCGGCGGAACGCAAGTTGCTCGTCCCGGTCATTTGGCTGCATGGTCACGAATGTACCGGTTGCGATGAAACGTTACTGCGTTCGCAGACGCCTTTGGCATCGGATGTGTTGTTGAATATGATTTCACTCGAATATATGGATGTGCTGGCCGCGGCGGCAGGTGAACCCTTGGAGGAGCATTTGCAGCAAGTGATGCAGGCCTATAAGGGACGTTACATTTTAGCCGTGGAAGGTGCGGTGCCACTGGAGGCAGATGGAATTTACTGCATGGTTGGCGGCAAACCGTTTGTGGAAAACCTGCGTCAGGCGGCGGCTGGCGCAGCGGTTATACTCGAAGTCGGTTCTTGCGCTGCCTGGGGTGGAATTCAAGCGGCTAAACCGAATCCAACAAAATCGGTCTCGGTTAGCGATGTAATTCATGGGAAGACAATCGTCAAGATTCCCGGCTGTCCGCCAATCCCTGAGGTTTTGACAGGGGTCATTATGCACTATACGTTGTTTGGCAAGCTGCCGCCGCTAGATAGCGTAGGTCGACCGAAACAGTTTTATGGGAATCGAATCCATGACACTTGTTATCGTCGGCCTTTTTTCGATTCGGGCATGTTCGTGGAAAAGTTTGATGACGCCGGCAGTAAAGCGGGCTGGTGCTTATACAAAATGGGCTGCAGAGCGCCTGAGGCGTATAACTCATGCGGTAACATGCGCTGGTGGAATGGACTTTCGTATCCTGTCCAATCAGGGGCGCCTTGCGTTGCCTGTGGTGCGAATAATTTTTGGGATCAGGATCCGTTTTACGAGCGATTGCCGGGAATTCCGGTGCCGCAGACCGTGGCGAATGCCGATAAGGTCGGCTTGATAACGGCGGGTGTTCTGACGCTTGGCGTTGCAGCACATGGTGCGGCTTCGCTCATTCAAAGTAAAAAGCATGCCGCAGAGGAAGAAGAAAAAGCAAAAGAGGATGAGAAATAG
- the nirJ2 gene encoding putative heme d1 biosynthesis radical SAM protein NirJ2, whose product MIISWNTTQACNMSCVHCYRDAGTRREDELTTEEGKKLLDEMAKAGFKIVILSGGEPLMREDIYELITHATKVGLRPVLGTNGVLITPDVARRLKEAGLGAAGISVDSCDKEKHNWFRQAEGVWEKTMAGIAACKEAGLRFQIHTTVMNWNEPEITDITDLAVELGAMAHHVFFLVPTGRGKDIEETTLKTEQYEALLNRILDKQLEVSIELKPTCAPQFMRIAKERNMPMRFTRGCLAGTGYCVVLPNGDIHPCPYMPMTVGNVRETDFDVIWRDSDVFQRLRHEKLKGGCGTCGYDNICGGCRARAYYYADGDYMAEEPWCDRGQRNK is encoded by the coding sequence ATGATTATTTCTTGGAATACTACCCAAGCTTGCAATATGAGTTGTGTGCATTGTTATCGGGATGCCGGAACACGGCGCGAAGACGAGCTGACAACAGAAGAAGGAAAGAAGCTGCTCGACGAAATGGCCAAGGCGGGTTTTAAGATTGTTATCTTAAGTGGTGGAGAGCCATTAATGCGTGAGGATATTTATGAATTGATCACGCATGCGACCAAGGTTGGTTTGCGTCCGGTACTCGGCACCAACGGCGTTTTAATTACGCCGGATGTGGCCAGGCGCTTGAAGGAAGCCGGACTTGGCGCTGCAGGCATCAGCGTCGACAGCTGCGATAAGGAAAAGCATAACTGGTTCCGTCAGGCGGAAGGCGTATGGGAGAAGACGATGGCAGGGATTGCGGCTTGCAAAGAGGCCGGTTTGCGTTTTCAAATCCATACGACGGTAATGAATTGGAATGAACCGGAAATTACCGATATTACCGATCTGGCAGTAGAGCTCGGCGCGATGGCGCATCATGTATTTTTCCTCGTTCCGACCGGACGCGGGAAGGATATTGAAGAGACGACGTTGAAGACGGAGCAATATGAGGCGTTGTTAAATCGAATCTTAGACAAACAGTTGGAGGTGTCGATTGAATTAAAGCCGACCTGTGCGCCGCAATTCATGCGCATTGCCAAGGAAAGAAACATGCCGATGCGCTTCACGCGCGGTTGTCTGGCGGGAACCGGCTATTGCGTCGTATTGCCGAATGGCGATATTCATCCTTGTCCGTATATGCCGATGACGGTGGGCAATGTAAGAGAGACCGATTTTGACGTGATTTGGCGTGACAGCGACGTGTTCCAGCGCTTGCGGCATGAAAAGCTGAAAGGGGGCTGCGGCACGTGCGGCTATGACAATATTTGCGGCGGCTGCCGGGCCCGAGCTTACTACTATGCGGATGGCGACTATATGGCCGAAGAGCCTTGGTGTGATCGGGGACAACGCAATAAATAA
- a CDS encoding twin-arginine translocase TatA/TatE family subunit, which produces MFNFSMSELIIILVIALVVFGPAKLPEIGKAIGKSMRDFKEAASGTDSKEHKS; this is translated from the coding sequence ATGTTCAATTTTAGCATGTCTGAACTGATTATCATTCTTGTCATTGCATTGGTCGTCTTTGGCCCGGCTAAATTACCGGAGATTGGCAAGGCGATCGGTAAAAGTATGCGTGATTTTAAAGAAGCCGCATCGGGAACTGATTCGAAGGAACATAAGTCGTAA
- the trxA gene encoding thioredoxin — MAIVSIKSKEEFQEVVLQAAQPVLVDFWAPWCGPCKMVAPELEALDEEMAGKALIVKVNVDDNQKLAGDYNVMGIPTLLVFKQGAEVNRLVGFRPRQDLQAALESV; from the coding sequence ATGGCAATCGTTTCGATTAAAAGCAAAGAAGAATTTCAGGAAGTTGTATTGCAGGCTGCGCAGCCTGTTTTGGTAGATTTTTGGGCGCCTTGGTGCGGTCCGTGCAAAATGGTAGCGCCGGAGTTAGAGGCCCTGGATGAAGAGATGGCAGGAAAAGCGCTCATCGTCAAAGTCAATGTGGATGATAATCAAAAACTGGCAGGCGACTATAATGTAATGGGAATTCCTACGCTGCTCGTTTTTAAGCAAGGCGCTGAAGTGAACCGTCTGGTTGGCTTTCGCCCCCGTCAGGATTTGCAAGCCGCGCTCGAATCAGTCTAA